TTCGGGCAGTGCAGCGGGCCTTGCAGTATGAAATCCAGCGCCAGATCGAGGTGCTGGAGGAGGGCGGCGAGATTGTTCAGGAAACCAGGATGTGGGATGAGGCCAAGGGGGTAACCGCCAGCATGCGGGGCAAGGAGGAAGCCCAGGATTACCGCTATTTTCCTGAACCCGACCTAGTGCCCTTGGTTATCGATCGGGAGTGGGTGGAGTCCGTTCGCCGAGAACTCCCCGAGCTCCCTGATGCTAGGCGGGAGCGGCTGATTAAGGAGTACGGCCTGCCGCCTTACGACGCCGGGGTGATAACCAGCTCCAAGGCCTTGGCCGAATTCTTTGATGCCACCGTGGCCCTTTATCCTAACCCCAAAGTGGTGAGCAACTGGATTATGGGCGAGTTCCTGCGACTTTTGAACGCCCACGGCTTGGAGGTAAGGCAGGCTCAAGTGACCCCACAGGGGCTGGCTGAGCTGCTTCGCCTGCAGGACCAGGGCACCATCAGCGGTAAGATCGCCAAGGCGGTCTTTGAAGAGATGTTTACCACCGGCAAGGCTCCTGGACAGATTGTAAAGGAGAAGGGCCTGGTACAGATCAGCGATCCGCAGGTGATCGAGGGCATAGTCAAAGAAGTGGTGGCTAATAACCCTGCGGTGGTGGAAGATTATCTGTCCGGCAAGGAAAAAGCCCTTGCCTTCCTGGTGGGCCAGGTTATGAAGCAGACCAAAGGGAAGGCCAACCCCGGGCTGGTTAACCAAATCTTAAGGGAGACCCTGGCAAGATCTAAATAATTCCAGTAGGAAAAATTGGACCTAAATCGAATACCAATCTATACAATCCCAGGGGCAGTACGGTATAATTACCCTAATACTACTTGCCGGAGGCGATCTTAGACTGCCTTTGGGGGAAGGGGGTTGGTATTCGTGATGAACCAGATTCTTATCGTTGATACTACTCTGCGGGACGGTGAGCAGACGGCAGGAGTAGTCTTTGCCAATCAGGAGAAACTGAGAATCGCCAAGATGCTGGACGAAGTGGGAGTATTTGAGATCGAGGCCGGCGTTCCGGTGATGGGAGGGGACGAAAAGAAAGTCATCAAAGAAATAGTAGATGCCGGCCTGAAAGCCCGGATCATGGGCTGGAACCGGGCGGTGGTGAGCGATGTCCAGCATTCGCTGGATTGCGGGGTGCAGGCGGTAGCCATATCCATTTCCACCTCCGATATTCATATTCAGCATAAGCTGCACAGCACCCGGGAAAAGGTCCTGGCCGACATGGCCCGGGCGACCGAGTTTGCCAAAAAACATAACCTCTATGTTTCCGTTAATGCTGAAGATGCTTCCCGGAGCGATCGGGATTTCCTGCTGAAGTTTGCCCGTACCGCCAAGGAAGCCGGTGCCGACCGGTTGCGCTTCTGCGATACCGTTGGCATCCTGGAGCCCTTTAGCACCTACGATCGGGTCAAGGAGATCGTTGACACCGTAGGCATCGAAGTGGAAATGCACACTCACAATGACTTCGGCATGGCCACGGCCAATACTCTGGCGGGGTTACGCGCTGGGGCCAGGTTTGCCGGCGTCACCGTCACCGGCTTGGGCGAACGGGCCGGCAACGCCGCCTTGGAAGAAGTGGTTATGGCCCTCAAGTACGTGCAGGGCATTGATCTGGGGTTTAAGACCGAGAAGTTTCGAGAGCTAGCCGAGTACGTAGCTCGGGCGGCGGGCCGGGAGCTGCCGGTGTCCAAGGCCATAGTTGGCAGCAACATGTTTGCCCACGAGTCCGGCATCCACGCCGACGG
This Clostridia bacterium DNA region includes the following protein-coding sequences:
- the nifV gene encoding homocitrate synthase, with the protein product MNQILIVDTTLRDGEQTAGVVFANQEKLRIAKMLDEVGVFEIEAGVPVMGGDEKKVIKEIVDAGLKARIMGWNRAVVSDVQHSLDCGVQAVAISISTSDIHIQHKLHSTREKVLADMARATEFAKKHNLYVSVNAEDASRSDRDFLLKFARTAKEAGADRLRFCDTVGILEPFSTYDRVKEIVDTVGIEVEMHTHNDFGMATANTLAGLRAGARFAGVTVTGLGERAGNAALEEVVMALKYVQGIDLGFKTEKFRELAEYVARAAGRELPVSKAIVGSNMFAHESGIHADGALKNPLTYEVFKPEEVGLERQIVIGKHSGTAAIKAKFREYGIELTEKEAADILVRVRATAVELKRSLFDKELAYIWEEYQEEMGRPRHHAI
- the gatB gene encoding Asp-tRNA(Asn)/Glu-tRNA(Gln) amidotransferase subunit GatB, which gives rise to MPDWSERYEAIIGLEVHAELKTESKAFCGCSTAFGAEPNTHVCPVCLGLPGVLPVLNRKVIEYTMKAALALNCEIASFSKFDRKNYYYPDLPKNYQISQYDLPLASHGYLTIQVDGQPRRIGIRRVHMEEDAGKLVHVTGPDGREYSLVDYNRTGVPLMEIVSESDIRTPEEARAYLEKLKAILEYTEVSDCKMEEGSLRCDVNVSVRRRGQKEFGTKTELKNMNSFRAVQRALQYEIQRQIEVLEEGGEIVQETRMWDEAKGVTASMRGKEEAQDYRYFPEPDLVPLVIDREWVESVRRELPELPDARRERLIKEYGLPPYDAGVITSSKALAEFFDATVALYPNPKVVSNWIMGEFLRLLNAHGLEVRQAQVTPQGLAELLRLQDQGTISGKIAKAVFEEMFTTGKAPGQIVKEKGLVQISDPQVIEGIVKEVVANNPAVVEDYLSGKEKALAFLVGQVMKQTKGKANPGLVNQILRETLARSK